One stretch of Chitinophaga pendula DNA includes these proteins:
- a CDS encoding TonB-dependent receptor: MYKIFKTVILLLHFIGIYAIAYAQHMQTVVADADTHQPLPGAFIKLNKSGDTAILKTGYTSQRGEVSFANMPAGDYALQVQSLGYPLRSLAFSIGTGRFPALPDTIRMKMGAGVQLKEVTVKDNTPPVSMKGDTIQYNASKFKTKENAVVEDLLRKLPGVNVDRDGSIKAQGETVERVLVDGKEFFGSDPSIATRNLPADMIDKVEVLDKKSDQEEFTGVADGNRAKTINLVTKKNRKKGYFGNASAGIGTDNRYEGGFNVNSFTGDKQMSALFKANNVNKSGFSAAELLKKISQDQNMLNNLPPAALSELMRMKGVRIETDPGEMAELARPSGLTDVKYGGANFNNDWSDRFKLRSSYFFNNYNTRNTYDYNRQYNLPDTAYNTQQASENTDGNLNQRINIITDIKLSNNTSIKLTPNLNLTNFNNSQQRSFSSFSSDNTRLLNQGTQQTSTTGDNLFADFNMQLKQRLGKAGRTLMVEVTPQYYRNNSHLNNQSVSDFYNLPGGKQTTNVDQQTADRGHVSSINTNILYTAPVGKRYSLQLGQSLYFSQANYDRSVYNRNTTTGKYDQLSAQLSDNYNTGKDQYTSKLLLSGSYKKLIYTIGAGWQQSMIRGTSDVKGYRIDGSYQALLPEALAEWKPSKGKKLTFQYKVNANAPSVNNLQPLEDNSDPLYVRKGNPALSQEKSQQIRVGYNIFKEKGNSFYVNANWQWFDSKITDSTSIDRNSGRQFIMPVNVSGNYTGTLTVGNGFAIDDNGSSLTIGLNASYSRNKTFVNGLANIYKTVTITPDVNFNYYLGNNLSLNARGNAAWNKRKFSVPTNMPDKNWLLNYGLEAMATLPWKCSLEASVDGLSTLGLAAGYNNTILLLNTAFTKELGKHFSLRAEARDLLNRNQSVNRILGTGYIEDKRSNALGRYFMLSAIYKFRHFPKAKS; this comes from the coding sequence ATGTACAAGATATTTAAAACCGTCATTTTACTGTTGCACTTTATAGGGATCTATGCAATAGCATATGCACAACACATGCAAACGGTTGTTGCAGATGCCGATACGCATCAGCCTTTACCGGGCGCATTCATTAAGCTCAATAAATCCGGAGATACCGCCATTCTAAAAACCGGATATACAAGTCAACGGGGAGAAGTATCCTTTGCTAACATGCCCGCAGGCGATTACGCTTTGCAGGTGCAGAGCCTGGGATATCCTCTCCGTTCTTTGGCTTTCAGTATCGGCACCGGCCGCTTTCCCGCCCTGCCGGATACGATTCGCATGAAGATGGGTGCAGGGGTACAACTAAAGGAGGTGACTGTGAAGGATAATACGCCTCCTGTCAGTATGAAAGGAGACACCATTCAGTATAACGCCAGCAAGTTCAAAACGAAAGAGAATGCGGTGGTGGAAGACCTGTTGCGCAAACTGCCTGGTGTAAATGTAGACCGGGATGGGAGCATCAAAGCACAAGGAGAAACTGTAGAGCGGGTGCTGGTAGACGGGAAGGAATTTTTCGGGAGCGATCCCAGTATTGCCACCCGCAACCTGCCGGCAGATATGATCGACAAAGTAGAAGTGCTGGATAAAAAAAGCGATCAGGAAGAGTTCACCGGTGTCGCCGATGGTAACAGGGCCAAGACGATCAACCTGGTTACCAAAAAGAACCGTAAGAAAGGGTACTTCGGCAATGCCAGCGCCGGTATCGGTACCGATAATCGCTACGAAGGAGGATTCAATGTGAACAGTTTTACCGGGGATAAACAAATGTCCGCGCTGTTCAAAGCCAACAACGTCAATAAATCTGGTTTCAGTGCCGCAGAACTGCTGAAGAAGATATCCCAGGATCAGAATATGCTCAATAACCTGCCGCCGGCAGCGCTGTCAGAACTTATGCGTATGAAGGGCGTAAGGATAGAGACCGATCCGGGGGAGATGGCAGAACTGGCCAGACCTTCCGGCCTGACGGATGTCAAGTACGGTGGCGCCAACTTTAATAACGACTGGAGTGATCGTTTTAAACTACGCAGCAGTTATTTTTTCAATAACTACAATACACGTAATACTTACGATTACAATCGTCAGTACAACTTACCGGATACCGCTTACAACACGCAACAGGCATCGGAAAATACAGACGGTAACCTCAACCAGCGTATCAACATCATAACGGATATCAAACTGAGTAATAACACCTCCATTAAACTAACACCCAATCTGAATCTGACGAATTTTAATAACAGTCAGCAACGTAGCTTCAGTTCCTTTAGCAGCGATAATACCCGGCTATTAAACCAAGGTACTCAGCAGACCAGCACTACCGGCGATAACCTGTTTGCCGATTTTAATATGCAGCTGAAACAGCGGTTGGGCAAAGCCGGACGTACACTGATGGTCGAAGTGACACCGCAATATTACCGTAATAACAGTCACCTGAACAACCAGTCCGTAAGTGATTTTTACAATCTGCCTGGTGGTAAACAAACTACTAATGTAGATCAGCAGACAGCCGACCGTGGCCATGTATCCAGTATTAATACCAATATTTTATATACAGCGCCTGTCGGCAAACGTTACAGCCTGCAGTTGGGTCAGTCTTTGTACTTCAGCCAGGCAAACTATGATCGTAGTGTATATAACAGGAACACCACCACGGGGAAATATGATCAGTTGTCCGCACAACTCAGTGATAACTACAATACCGGTAAAGATCAGTATACCAGCAAGCTGTTACTGTCCGGCAGCTACAAGAAATTGATATACACGATCGGCGCCGGCTGGCAGCAAAGTATGATACGTGGTACTTCTGATGTGAAAGGCTATCGTATCGATGGGTCTTACCAGGCATTGTTGCCCGAGGCATTGGCAGAGTGGAAACCCAGCAAGGGAAAGAAGTTGACCTTCCAGTATAAAGTGAATGCTAATGCGCCTTCTGTCAATAACCTGCAGCCACTGGAAGATAACAGTGATCCCCTGTACGTGCGTAAAGGAAATCCTGCACTCAGCCAGGAGAAAAGCCAGCAGATACGTGTAGGCTATAACATCTTCAAAGAGAAAGGAAATTCCTTCTATGTAAATGCCAACTGGCAATGGTTTGACAGTAAGATTACGGATAGTACCAGTATAGATCGTAATAGTGGCAGACAGTTTATTATGCCGGTCAATGTAAGTGGTAACTATACAGGTACTCTGACCGTAGGCAACGGATTTGCTATAGACGATAATGGGTCTTCGCTGACGATAGGACTGAATGCTTCCTATAGCCGCAATAAGACCTTTGTAAATGGGTTGGCCAATATATACAAGACGGTTACCATCACACCGGATGTCAACTTCAACTATTACTTAGGTAATAACCTGAGCCTGAATGCAAGAGGTAATGCCGCCTGGAACAAACGTAAGTTCTCTGTACCTACCAATATGCCTGACAAGAACTGGCTGCTGAACTATGGGCTGGAAGCGATGGCCACGCTGCCCTGGAAATGCTCCCTGGAAGCCAGCGTAGACGGCTTGAGCACATTGGGCCTGGCGGCAGGATACAACAATACGATCCTGCTGTTGAATACAGCCTTCACAAAAGAGCTGGGCAAACATTTCTCTTTACGTGCGGAGGCGAGGGACCTGCTCAACCGTAACCAGTCTGTTAACCGTATACTCGGTACCGGGTATATCGAGGATAAACGTTCCAATGCACTAGGCCGGTATTTTATGCTGAGTGCTATTTACAAATTCAGACATTTTCCAAAAGCTAAAAGTTGA
- a CDS encoding cell division protein ZapA produces MDPLIPVNIVVADRSYRIKIKPEEEEEVRRIMKEVNEKIIEFKTAYAGKDLQDYIAMALIMYATHPVTSGGKAQAGMAPFLQEKLQHLEQLLEEHLK; encoded by the coding sequence ATGGATCCGCTTATTCCTGTTAACATTGTAGTGGCTGACCGGTCATACCGTATCAAAATAAAGCCGGAAGAAGAAGAAGAAGTACGCCGCATTATGAAGGAAGTGAATGAAAAGATCATTGAATTCAAAACCGCGTATGCCGGTAAGGACCTGCAAGACTACATCGCCATGGCCCTTATCATGTATGCCACCCACCCCGTGACAAGCGGCGGTAAAGCACAAGCCGGCATGGCTCCCTTCCTCCAGGAAAAACTACAACACCTGGAACAACTACTAGAAGAACATCTGAAATAA
- the pheT gene encoding phenylalanine--tRNA ligase subunit beta codes for MTISYNWLCDYLPVKPAPEQLSVILTSVGLEVESLERFEAVKGSLLGLVIGEVLTVVPHPNADKLRLTTVNTGGTEPLHIVCGAPNVAVGQKVVVAPIGATIYPAEGEPLTMKKAKIRGEESHGMICAEDEIGLGSSHDGILVLDPALQPGTPASEVFHPQQDWIFEIGLTPNHMDAMSHIGVARDICAYLNNVEQTQQYQVQLPAIPALTPAATPAPVTVKVENTDACPRYCGVSISGITVGPSPEWLQQQLQSIGVRAINNIVDITNFILHETGQPLHAFDRQVTGGQVLVKNLPQDTLFTTLDGKERKLDARDLLICNGNSEPMCLAGVFGGLQSGVTDATKDIFLESAWFDPITTRATSMRHGLRTDAATRFEKGVDISGTLYVLQRATALICELAGGQIASDWIDSYPQPKQKATISTTWQYLTRLSGKDYGQEKILSILRSLRFDILDSNAEGLTVAAPFSKPDITLPADVLEEIMRIDGYDNVEFPGEMRIAPTISEQPDREKIYEKIADYLAANGFNEIFNNSITNSKYFTPEVLEHTVKMLNNLSAELDIMRPSMLETGLESIAYNLNRRNEHLLFFEFGKTYAVGTNGYEETPHLCLYLTGNKTTETWLHKSSPVDFYFLKGYVINILTQLALKGLQWAEADSSDLQHGWQIKVQNKPVVTLGAVAATKLKQFDIKQPVWYADINWQVLLGLLQKKDSFYKEIPKYPSVRRDLALVLDRQVKFAAVEAAAKGVKSALLQQINLFDVFESEKLGNNKKSYAVSFTFQDTQKTLTDKEIDTVMEKLVKAFESQLQAEIRK; via the coding sequence ATGACAATCTCGTACAACTGGCTCTGTGACTATCTGCCGGTAAAACCGGCCCCTGAACAATTATCTGTGATCCTCACCAGCGTAGGTCTGGAAGTGGAAAGCCTGGAACGGTTTGAAGCCGTAAAAGGTAGCCTCCTGGGCCTGGTGATCGGAGAAGTACTGACGGTAGTACCACATCCTAACGCAGACAAACTGAGACTAACAACTGTAAATACCGGCGGCACCGAGCCCTTGCATATCGTATGCGGCGCTCCCAACGTAGCAGTAGGCCAAAAAGTGGTAGTAGCCCCTATCGGTGCCACCATCTATCCTGCTGAAGGTGAACCCCTTACGATGAAAAAGGCCAAGATCCGTGGCGAAGAAAGCCATGGCATGATCTGCGCCGAAGACGAAATCGGACTGGGTAGCAGCCACGACGGTATTCTAGTACTCGACCCTGCCCTGCAACCCGGTACTCCCGCCAGCGAAGTATTCCATCCCCAACAGGACTGGATATTCGAAATAGGCCTCACCCCCAACCATATGGATGCCATGAGCCACATCGGCGTGGCAAGGGATATCTGTGCCTACCTCAACAACGTAGAACAAACACAACAATACCAGGTACAGCTCCCGGCAATACCAGCGCTGACACCAGCGGCAACACCCGCTCCGGTTACTGTCAAGGTCGAAAATACAGATGCCTGCCCCCGCTATTGCGGCGTAAGCATCTCCGGCATCACCGTAGGCCCTTCCCCCGAATGGCTGCAACAGCAACTCCAGAGCATCGGCGTACGCGCCATCAATAATATCGTAGATATCACCAACTTCATCCTGCATGAGACCGGTCAGCCACTGCACGCCTTCGATCGCCAGGTCACCGGCGGACAGGTGCTGGTTAAAAACCTGCCCCAGGATACGCTCTTCACCACCCTCGATGGCAAAGAGCGTAAACTGGATGCCCGCGACCTGCTGATCTGCAATGGCAACAGCGAGCCGATGTGCCTGGCCGGCGTATTCGGCGGTCTGCAATCCGGCGTAACAGATGCCACTAAAGATATCTTTCTGGAAAGCGCCTGGTTCGACCCTATCACCACCCGCGCCACCTCCATGCGTCATGGCTTGCGTACCGATGCAGCCACCCGCTTCGAAAAAGGGGTCGACATCTCCGGTACCCTCTACGTATTGCAGCGCGCCACCGCCCTGATCTGCGAACTCGCAGGCGGCCAGATCGCCTCCGACTGGATCGATAGCTACCCCCAACCCAAACAAAAAGCCACCATCTCTACCACCTGGCAATACCTCACCCGCCTGAGCGGTAAAGACTATGGCCAGGAAAAGATACTCAGCATACTGCGCAGCCTGCGTTTCGACATCCTTGACAGCAATGCAGAAGGACTAACCGTAGCCGCTCCGTTCAGCAAACCGGATATCACATTACCTGCCGACGTATTGGAAGAGATCATGCGTATCGATGGCTATGATAACGTCGAATTCCCGGGCGAAATGCGCATTGCGCCCACCATCTCCGAACAGCCCGACAGAGAAAAGATCTATGAAAAGATCGCCGACTACCTGGCTGCCAACGGCTTCAACGAGATCTTCAACAACTCCATCACCAACAGCAAATACTTCACACCGGAAGTGCTGGAGCATACCGTGAAGATGTTGAACAACCTCAGCGCAGAACTGGATATCATGCGCCCTTCCATGCTGGAAACCGGCCTGGAAAGTATTGCCTACAACCTGAACAGAAGAAATGAACACCTGCTGTTCTTCGAATTTGGCAAGACTTATGCAGTAGGCACCAACGGTTACGAAGAAACACCACATCTCTGTCTGTACCTTACCGGTAACAAAACCACAGAGACTTGGCTGCATAAATCCAGCCCCGTAGATTTCTACTTCCTGAAAGGATACGTGATCAACATACTGACACAACTCGCACTGAAAGGACTGCAATGGGCAGAAGCCGATAGCAGCGACCTGCAACATGGTTGGCAGATCAAGGTGCAGAACAAACCCGTAGTAACATTGGGTGCAGTAGCTGCCACCAAATTGAAACAGTTCGACATCAAACAACCGGTATGGTACGCAGATATCAACTGGCAGGTGCTCCTAGGACTGTTGCAGAAGAAAGACAGCTTCTATAAAGAGATCCCCAAGTACCCGTCCGTTCGTCGCGACCTCGCACTGGTACTGGATCGCCAGGTGAAATTTGCCGCAGTAGAAGCTGCCGCCAAAGGCGTAAAATCAGCTTTGCTGCAACAAATCAACCTGTTCGACGTTTTTGAAAGTGAGAAGCTGGGCAATAACAAGAAGTCTTACGCGGTCAGCTTTACCTTCCAGGACACGCAAAAGACGCTCACCGATAAGGAGATCGATACCGTCATGGAGAAGCTCGTGAAAGCATTCGAAAGCCAGCTGCAAGCTGAGATAAGAAAATAG
- a CDS encoding M60 family metallopeptidase, with product MKSKILFACMTGAFSCLLLVNTSCRKPAAEPPGDPAASSRDASTELLTDSVITISEQPSGSKEATRLQQGNPASDFTPTGFYLPPNGTLKVQVQQLSGSRLPRILIGTYSRYENKWDPTSYQLQAGENTITDPLGGLIYIRYITDGTPGASARLTFKEGKKPVPYFVLGKTTHAEWLSMLNLYTDVPDVQLVGKRVIIVASRAKALTYKDEDQGQVVTLADRIINIEDSLSGLWGSSERDRVNAHKYLMTETDKADTYMAATWYRTWYHKDVVNVLLTVNGIRSWGPWHELGHMHQQGPMRWSTLGEVTVNIYSLAVERAFGITPSRLRADGVWPKVKTFLALADAERDFNGSKADVWVRLAMFHQLWLAYGDSFYQQMHQRIRQEKPTASSDNDKMRYFMLAASQLSGRNLGGFFRKWGFKVPESVYTEVNNLNLPAPTTDLTTLED from the coding sequence ATGAAATCCAAAATCCTGTTTGCCTGCATGACAGGCGCCTTCTCCTGTTTGCTATTAGTGAACACCAGCTGTCGTAAACCAGCGGCGGAGCCTCCCGGAGATCCGGCTGCCTCTTCCCGTGACGCCTCCACAGAACTGTTGACAGACAGCGTCATCACCATCAGTGAACAACCTTCCGGTAGCAAAGAAGCTACCCGGCTCCAGCAGGGCAACCCCGCTTCCGACTTCACCCCTACGGGCTTCTACTTGCCACCCAACGGGACCCTTAAAGTGCAGGTACAGCAACTCTCCGGTTCCCGGCTGCCGCGTATACTGATCGGCACTTACTCCCGTTACGAAAACAAATGGGATCCTACCTCCTACCAGTTGCAGGCAGGAGAAAATACTATTACTGATCCGCTGGGAGGCCTGATCTATATCCGGTATATCACCGATGGTACACCAGGCGCCAGTGCCCGCCTCACGTTTAAAGAAGGCAAAAAGCCGGTACCCTATTTTGTATTAGGCAAAACCACCCACGCCGAATGGCTTAGTATGCTCAACCTGTACACCGATGTACCCGATGTACAACTGGTGGGCAAAAGGGTGATTATCGTCGCCTCCCGCGCCAAAGCGCTTACCTATAAAGATGAAGACCAGGGACAGGTAGTGACCCTCGCAGACCGTATCATCAATATAGAAGACTCCCTCAGCGGCTTATGGGGTAGTAGCGAACGCGACCGCGTAAACGCCCATAAATACCTCATGACAGAAACCGATAAGGCAGATACCTATATGGCCGCTACCTGGTACCGTACCTGGTATCATAAAGATGTGGTCAATGTATTGCTGACTGTAAATGGTATCCGCTCCTGGGGACCCTGGCATGAACTGGGACATATGCACCAACAGGGCCCGATGAGATGGAGCACCCTGGGAGAGGTGACCGTTAATATCTACAGCCTCGCCGTAGAACGTGCCTTCGGCATCACCCCTTCCCGCCTGCGGGCTGATGGGGTATGGCCCAAGGTAAAGACCTTCCTGGCACTGGCGGATGCAGAAAGGGACTTCAATGGCAGCAAAGCAGATGTATGGGTAAGGCTGGCGATGTTTCACCAGCTATGGCTGGCCTATGGCGACAGTTTCTATCAGCAGATGCACCAGCGTATCCGGCAGGAGAAACCTACTGCCAGCTCCGATAACGACAAGATGCGCTATTTCATGCTCGCTGCCAGCCAGCTGTCTGGCAGGAACCTAGGTGGTTTTTTCCGCAAATGGGGCTTTAAAGTTCCGGAATCGGTATATACCGAGGTGAATAACCTCAACCTGCCGGCACCTACGACTGACCTGACCACACTGGAAGACTAA
- a CDS encoding sensor histidine kinase, with the protein MDFIVKRIWWITIPIALAVLAFQLYWLRGTYISQQASFRQLAADALQRAHEQVMVLGMKQMEKDKSKMAKKFGLHDNKMDTSSSTSMSLSMIMDTDTDSPMTINRSIQKMNDVIQKDPSSKSPLRQKKKDDPNTVSIKDTSRVSIYTTTQTLSGKDSSISKHYDGNSKAIKEMANRFVANMFAYGNLVDMDTALLRKNFLKELADKQIYLPFQLHLYKKDTLLASRPETIAIKIMSMDTGKTLAATFDGLSKMLLLKILWPIVLSFLLVLLIASCIWILGRIIQRQKKLEVMKNDFISNITHELKTPVAILSATNEALLTFGGMHDTEKTARYLRLSQDEIHKLQGLVDNIMSLTRMEHGEDIPEPVEDVNIPALLKSVIARYTGLPGVHIHPDIQLQHERLRTRPAAVRTILSNLLDNAIKYTAATEKHIHIKVREQDQYYTVIVQDNGIGIDRAYLPYIFDKFYRVPQGNVHEVKGYGLGLSHVKSLLQRLGGSIKAESRLGQGTTFTVQLKHS; encoded by the coding sequence ATGGACTTCATCGTCAAACGCATCTGGTGGATTACCATCCCCATCGCCCTGGCAGTACTGGCCTTCCAGCTTTATTGGCTCAGGGGCACCTACATCAGTCAGCAGGCCAGTTTCCGCCAGTTGGCCGCCGATGCCTTACAACGTGCTCACGAGCAGGTGATGGTGCTGGGTATGAAGCAGATGGAAAAAGATAAGTCCAAGATGGCCAAGAAGTTTGGTCTGCATGACAACAAAATGGACACCAGCTCCTCCACGTCCATGTCATTGTCCATGATCATGGACACCGATACAGATTCCCCTATGACCATCAACCGGTCTATCCAGAAGATGAACGATGTCATCCAGAAGGATCCCAGCTCTAAAAGCCCGCTCCGTCAAAAGAAGAAAGATGACCCCAACACCGTAAGCATAAAGGATACCAGCCGGGTGAGTATATATACTACTACCCAAACCCTTTCCGGTAAAGATTCCTCCATATCAAAACATTACGATGGCAATTCCAAAGCCATTAAAGAAATGGCTAACCGTTTTGTGGCCAATATGTTCGCGTATGGCAACCTGGTAGATATGGATACGGCGCTGCTCCGGAAGAATTTTCTTAAAGAACTGGCGGATAAACAGATCTACCTGCCTTTTCAGCTGCATCTATACAAGAAAGATACACTGCTGGCCAGCAGACCGGAGACGATCGCTATAAAGATTATGTCAATGGATACCGGTAAAACTTTAGCAGCCACCTTTGACGGACTGAGCAAAATGCTCCTCCTGAAAATATTATGGCCTATCGTACTCTCCTTCCTGCTGGTACTACTGATCGCCAGCTGTATATGGATACTGGGACGTATCATCCAGCGGCAGAAAAAGCTGGAGGTCATGAAAAATGACTTTATCAGCAATATCACTCATGAACTCAAAACACCGGTGGCCATCCTCAGCGCTACCAACGAGGCATTACTCACCTTCGGGGGAATGCATGATACCGAAAAGACGGCCCGCTATCTTCGGCTGAGCCAGGATGAGATCCATAAGTTACAGGGGCTGGTAGACAATATCATGTCGCTGACACGTATGGAACATGGCGAAGATATCCCCGAACCGGTGGAGGACGTCAATATACCTGCCCTCCTCAAATCGGTCATCGCCCGGTATACCGGCCTGCCCGGCGTACATATACATCCCGATATCCAGCTGCAGCATGAGCGCCTTCGTACCCGCCCGGCTGCCGTACGTACCATCCTGTCCAATCTTTTGGACAATGCCATTAAGTACACCGCTGCAACCGAAAAACATATTCATATCAAAGTCCGTGAACAGGATCAGTATTATACTGTTATCGTACAGGACAACGGGATCGGTATCGACCGGGCCTATCTGCCGTATATATTCGATAAGTTCTACCGGGTACCCCAAGGCAATGTGCATGAAGTAAAAGGATACGGACTGGGATTAAGTCATGTGAAAAGCCTCCTGCAACGACTGGGAGGTAGTATCAAAGCCGAAAGCCGCCTGGGACAGGGTACTACATTTACTGTTCAACTGAAGCATTCATGA
- the rny gene encoding ribonuclease Y: MDVLITTIAAVAALIIGILLGKVIFAKNTQQKILDAEQQAQKIIADGQLTAENLKKDKLLEAKEKFLQLKSEHEKEVLQRNQKLADAENRIKQKEQSLNQKTEHLQKQVQENEAIKENLNRQMELVAIKRNDLEKHQEEHIRRLEKVAGLTAEEAKHQLVESLKEEARSQALAHIQEIIEDAKSKANKEAKKIIIQSIQRTAAEQTIENAITVFNLESDEIKGQIIGREGRNIRAIEAATGVDLIVDDTPEAIVLSSFDPLRREIARLSLQRLVQDGRIHPARIEEVVEKTKKQLEEQVMDIGERTVIELGIHGLHKELVRLVGKMRFRSSYGQNLLMHSKETANLCGVMAAELGLNPKLAKRAGLLHDIGKVPDEETELSHALLGAKLAEKYGEHAAVVNAIGAHHDEMEMQYVISPIVQACDAISGARPGARREIMQSYLQRIKDLENLALAHDGVEKAYAIQAGRELRVIVESDKVTDNDADRLSFEIATKIQTEMQYPGQIKVTVIREKRAVNVAR, translated from the coding sequence ATGGATGTTTTAATCACGACAATAGCTGCAGTAGCGGCATTGATCATTGGAATTTTGTTGGGTAAGGTGATCTTTGCCAAGAATACGCAGCAAAAGATACTCGACGCCGAGCAGCAGGCACAAAAGATCATAGCAGACGGGCAGCTTACAGCAGAAAACCTCAAAAAGGATAAGTTACTTGAGGCAAAAGAGAAATTTTTGCAGTTGAAGAGTGAGCATGAGAAAGAAGTACTACAGCGGAATCAGAAGTTAGCAGATGCGGAGAACAGGATCAAACAGAAAGAACAGAGTTTAAATCAGAAGACCGAACACCTGCAGAAACAGGTACAGGAAAATGAAGCAATAAAAGAGAATCTGAACCGTCAGATGGAGTTGGTGGCGATCAAACGGAACGACCTGGAGAAACACCAGGAAGAGCATATCCGTCGCCTGGAAAAAGTGGCAGGGTTGACTGCAGAAGAAGCTAAACACCAGTTGGTAGAGAGCCTGAAAGAAGAAGCACGTAGCCAGGCATTGGCGCATATCCAGGAGATCATCGAGGATGCCAAATCCAAAGCTAACAAAGAAGCTAAAAAGATCATCATCCAGTCTATACAGCGTACAGCAGCGGAGCAGACTATTGAGAATGCGATCACTGTATTCAACCTGGAGAGCGATGAGATCAAGGGTCAGATCATTGGCCGTGAGGGGCGTAACATCCGTGCGATTGAAGCAGCTACCGGTGTAGACCTGATCGTGGATGATACTCCGGAGGCGATCGTACTGTCTTCATTCGATCCATTACGTCGCGAGATCGCGCGTTTGTCCCTGCAAAGGCTGGTACAGGATGGACGTATCCACCCCGCCCGTATCGAGGAAGTAGTAGAAAAGACAAAGAAACAACTGGAAGAGCAGGTAATGGATATCGGGGAGAGAACAGTGATAGAACTGGGTATCCACGGGCTGCATAAAGAGCTGGTACGCCTGGTAGGTAAGATGCGTTTCCGTTCTTCTTACGGCCAGAACCTGCTGATGCACTCTAAGGAAACGGCTAACCTTTGTGGCGTAATGGCTGCTGAGCTGGGCCTCAATCCTAAACTGGCAAAACGCGCTGGTCTGTTGCACGACATTGGTAAAGTACCTGATGAAGAAACGGAGCTGAGCCATGCTTTGCTGGGTGCTAAACTGGCAGAGAAATACGGAGAGCATGCAGCGGTAGTGAACGCTATCGGTGCCCACCACGATGAGATGGAAATGCAATATGTGATCTCTCCGATCGTACAGGCTTGTGATGCCATCAGCGGTGCCCGTCCTGGTGCCCGTCGTGAGATCATGCAGAGCTACCTGCAACGTATCAAGGACCTGGAAAACCTGGCCCTGGCGCATGACGGCGTGGAAAAAGCATATGCTATCCAAGCTGGCCGTGAGCTGCGTGTGATCGTAGAAAGCGATAAAGTAACCGACAACGATGCAGATCGCCTGTCCTTCGAAATTGCCACCAAGATCCAGACAGAGATGCAATATCCCGGTCAGATCAAGGTAACCGTGATCCGCGAGAAGAGAGCGGTGAACGTAGCGAGATAA
- a CDS encoding response regulator transcription factor → MSENIKLLLIEDESILAGVVRETLEMKGFEVAYAANGQEGWDLYRSFKPDVCVVDIMMPKKDGLTLVEEIRAIDTTTPLIFLTAKSETKDVLKGFHVGADDYIKKPFSMEELILRIHALLKRSRVVTPPPPPADYLYLGAYVFDHQRQELHHGGEVQRLSQRETEILKMLADNANNITSRKEMLITLWGDDNFFNARNMDVYITRMRKYLRHDERIQIVNVRGRGYKLLI, encoded by the coding sequence ATGAGCGAAAACATCAAATTGCTATTGATAGAAGACGAAAGCATACTGGCGGGCGTAGTCCGCGAGACGCTGGAAATGAAAGGGTTTGAAGTAGCCTATGCCGCCAATGGACAGGAAGGCTGGGATCTGTACCGCTCCTTTAAACCGGATGTTTGTGTCGTTGATATCATGATGCCTAAAAAAGATGGCCTTACCCTCGTGGAAGAGATACGCGCTATAGATACCACTACCCCACTCATCTTTCTGACGGCCAAAAGCGAGACGAAAGATGTGCTCAAAGGATTCCATGTAGGGGCCGACGACTATATCAAAAAGCCGTTCAGCATGGAAGAGCTGATCCTTCGTATTCATGCCCTGCTTAAACGCTCCCGTGTAGTCACTCCGCCACCACCACCGGCAGACTATCTCTACCTCGGCGCCTATGTATTCGATCACCAGCGCCAGGAGCTGCATCATGGTGGCGAAGTACAACGGCTCTCACAACGGGAAACGGAGATACTCAAAATGCTGGCCGACAATGCTAATAACATCACTTCCCGCAAAGAAATGCTGATTACCCTCTGGGGAGATGATAACTTCTTCAACGCCCGTAATATGGACGTATATATTACCCGTATGCGTAAGTACCTTCGTCATGACGAACGTATCCAGATCGTGAACGTCCGGGGCAGAGGGTATAAGCTGCTGATCTGA